TCGAATATGTTGTGACCCTGTGTACCGCCACGCCGCCAGCAAACTCTGCGCAGCTACCATTCGTGTAGGGAAGGAGATGGGATACCATCGGTTTGTGACCTATACGCTGCCGCAGGAATCAGGAAGCAGTTTGCGGGCAGTCGGGTTTCTGCGGGATGGGCTCACATCGGCCCGGCCATTGGGGTGGAATTGCCGTAACCGCCCGCGGCGAACTCCTGAAAAGTATCCCACAGGCGTGAAGATTCGATGGATTCTGGAAACAGGATAGAGGAACATGCGCGGGAGAATATTGACCTTTACTATTTGCCGTGATATAATCAAGTCAATAGTAACCGTGTTTTCGTTGAGAAATCAAAGTTCCCGTGTTGCACAGTGCCAGATAGCGCGATTGCGCTGTTTGGCACTTTTTTGTTTTCTACCCGTAAAACACGGGTTTGAAATAAAATCGTTTGAATGCAGGGCATGACCTGCGGAAAGGAGAAAAAACACCATGATGAAGATCTTTATTTCAGATGCCGTTGTGTCCAAAGGATATGACGGCGCACCGGCGATCCGCTTCTTCAATAGCGAGAACGGCGGCGAGTTTGCTGTTTTCCAAGTCGGAAACCGCAAATATGATAGCCGTGAGGAGAACAATCACCGGTGGGTCAACCTGAAGATCAAGGCTTTTGGTGAGATCTGTGAACGCATCAAAAAGATGAAACTCAAAGAAGGATCGGTCGTCACAATATTTGGTGACTATGACGAGGAGCGCTGGACAGACAAGGAAAGCAAGGAAAAACGCTCCAGTCCGGTTATCAATTTGGATGACATCCAGTATTCCTACAGTGGAAGCGGCCAGAAAAAAGGGCAGAACGGCGGAGCGCAGGATGGAACCGGACAAGGCACGCAGCAGGACTACCCAACTGGGCAGTCCCAGCCGTCATCCTATCCTGCAACTGGACAGTCTCAACCGCCGGCGGCCCCTCCTGCTTCGTCTGGTGCCATGCCTCAAGGCTTTACGGGCTACGAGAGTTTCAGTGGCGGGAACAATCCCTATTTCCCAGGCTGAGTATGCAACTGGCAGAGCCAATAAAATATAACTATAAGCGTCAAAGAGCGCACATGAAGTCGGAACCATCCACTCCATGTGCGCTCTTTTTTGCATTTTAGGAGGGGTGGGGCTGAATAACCGGTTATTTCGGAAGAAAAGCGCAAAGAGCAAAGCCAAGAAACTGGAGATGGTTCTGCGCCGGCTGACCCGCGGTACAATGACTGTGGAGCAGACACGGCAATTGCAGTCCGTTCTGGGATACAGACGGCAGTATCAGATGCAGGTATGCTCCTCTAAACAGACTTTCAGGAGTGCGGTAGCTCCATCTCAAGACGTTGAGGAGAAAAAGATGGTTCTTACACTCTTGGATGGCAAAGAGACCACTGAAAATGCGCTGCTGGCAACACTCGTCTGTCGGCAAGTCCTAGGGAAGATAGAGAGCACGGTATATTTCTATCTGCCAAAACAGAAGGAGGTAATGCGGGATGACCCGCGAGCAAAAGAAGCAAAAGAGAAATGAGGTGCTGACGATCATGGGGCTGATGGCGCTGCTGGTATTTACCACCCGGCTGTGGCCGATTCTGCTGTTGATGATGATCGGCGTATTTGCCTATGCGCTATGGCTGCTGTTCCATCTGGAAAAGCAACCCGAACCGCCATCGCCGCTGCTTTTGGGTCTGCCTGCACCAGTTTCGGAGGAAACGGTACTGGCCGACGCATTTTCGCTACTGCAGAGGCGGATCACTGAGCAGATCGTTGCCCGGTACCCTGACGCCAAATGGATTTGGGCAGCAGCAGATGCCCGGGAGCGTTTTGAAAAGGGCGGAGAACTGATTATCCTGCTCAACCGCGCCGGAGGCTATCGAATGGCAATGGTTCTGGTAAACCACTTGCAGTTTTGCGGCCTTGACTATACGGCAGCGGAGCAAACGCCACCGCCTGTACCTGAGACAGAACTGGAATCAGAGGAGGATGATGCGCCGAAGCCACGGCAGGAAACTGTAGATTATGGACTCTTAGCATTTGAATGGGTGGACGCAAATCTGCAAAATCTGAATGCACAGTGCAATGAGGTAATTGCGCAAGGCAAAGACACCTTCCGCATTTTTGCCAGCCAACTGCCCCACGGTGATAGTTGGCCGCTCATCTGCAAGGAATTGCTGCGCAACGGATTTGCCTCAGCTGAGCCTCTGGCGGATGGCATTCAGGTACAAATCAAAATAAAATAAGGAGCGTGATCTCAATGAGTTCAAAACTGTTTTCCTTTTCCAGACCCTTACCCGAGCCTTTTGATAAGGTCAAGCGGAAGGTCAAGGTATCCTCCAAGTATGGAGATGGGACGGAGTCCACGCTCTGCTGCACTGTGGCTAAGGCGGTCTTGGCCTATTTCAAGTGTAAGTATGGCGTAGAACCCGGCGCCGTTGGGCTCTGCGGTTCCAAAGGCGTGGCGGAATATAAGTCTGATTCCGGCCCTGATGACTACCATTTGGCCGTCTACGAGCCTGCTTCTGGCTCCGTCCTTGCCAGTCTCTATAACAAGGATACGGAGATGATCGAAACCTACGCTATTCGGAATAATGGTCGGGATGGCGCGGCGGTTCTCATGGCGATGCTCCCGGCCCTGATGGTGGATGACGAGTTCAAAGAGCACCTGATGGAACTCGAAAAACAATATCAACTGGGATTCCCTGATATCAATCAGTCGACGAATGATCTGGCCATTCTCTGTGATAACGCCTACCGGCGGGTCAGCGATAGCAGTTGCGGTGCGCATCTGCCGGTCAATATCGACGGGTCGGGGAACCTGATGCGGGTTTCCACTACTCATATTGATGCGGGGAACTTCCGGCCGGACAGCGTGCTGGCTGGTATGTTCACAATTCTGGCCACTTCCAGCGCTCCCGTAAAATTGGAGATTAAGGAGGCCACGCCGCACAGCGATTTCATTGGCAAATATGTCTTGAATCCGGCACGCATTCTTACGCCTCATGAACAGGCGCTTGTACCTGTTTTGGAGCCTTGGTATGTGTTGCCGGAGGAGGTCATTACGATCTGTAAACACGCGAAAGCATCTACTGGGCGGTCGTTGCCCATGCGAAACTTCCTGCTGCGCGGCCCTGCTGGTACAGGAAAGACAGAGGGGGCCCGGGCAATTGCGGCCGGGCTGAACCTGCCGTATATGAAGTACACCTGCTCTGCCGGCACGGAGATATTTGACCTTGTCGGACAGGTGTTTCCTGACACAGATGGACCTTCTACTGGCGATGCTGACTTGGACCAACAGCGGGAACAGCTCAAAGAGATGGGCGGAATTACCTATGAGAATGTGAAAAAACTCATGGGGTTGCCCGATTTGGATGACATGGACTATGACCCCGCCGGCACATACCAGAAACTCTCCGGCATGGAAAAGCCCGATGCAACGTCACAGGACTGTATGAGCCTTGTTATGGAGATGGTCACCAATAAACTGCAACAACTGTGCAAAGTGCAGCCGGAGTCATCCGACGGCAGGCAGACCTTTACCTACATCGAAACGGACTTCATCCGTGCGCTCAAGCATGGATATTTAGTAGAACTGCAGGAGCCCACCACGATTATTCAGCCTGGTGTGTTGGTTGGCCTCAACTCTCTTTTAGAGCAAAAAGGGTCCATTACCCTGCCAACCGGCGAGGTGATCCATCGTCATCCGGACGCAGTGGTTGTGGTGACTACCAATGTCAGTTACGAGGGCTGCCGCGGCGTAAACCAATCGGTTCTTGACCGCATGAATCTCACTCAGGATATCGAATTGCCGGAGCCGGAAATCATGGCGCAGCGCGCCATGAGCATTACCGGCTGTGAAGATGATGTCCTGGTCGGACGCATGGTACAGGTGGTATGCGATATGGCCGACTATTGCCGGAAAAATGGGATCTCAGACGGCAATTGTGGTATGCGCAGTCTCATCGACTGGATCATGAGTACAGAGATTACAGGGGACCCCTATACCTCGGCGCGCTATACCATCGTGAGCAAGGCCACATCGGATGAAGAAGACCGGTCCGCACTGCTTACCACTGTGTTGGAGCCGATTTTCGCACCCAAACAAAAGAAGGCAGTTTGATCGAAAGAAAAAAGGAAAGGAGGACCGCTACTCTTGGCAAGAGTGAGTCATAAGAAAATCAAGCAGTTGATTGCACAGAAGCAGTCGAAAATCACTGACCGCCAGTTTTTTACCTCGCGTATCCTGGCCAATCACTTCGCGGATATTGCCGCCGCACAGACACGGCGGTACGGCTATCGGCGCAGGGTAAAGTGCAGCATCATCTGGAAGCCCAAGAATCCGAGCCTGGCCTGTACGGATAATGCCCTGATCCAGATCAATGCCGGCAATCCTCAGGTGACACGGCAGAAGGGGCGGCAGGCGCGGTACGAACAAGTCTGCGGACTATTCGCCCATGAACTTGGGCATGTACTCTATACGGACTTTCTTGCATCGCAGTCCTATCACAGTTTTCAAGAGATCGGCAGGTGGTTCCCGGAGAATCCGCCCCTGCGAAATGCTGCAGAGCGAGATGCGGAAGCGGATTTGTTAGCCTACCAGAAAGCAGATCCAAAGAATGTCGGCCTGTTGGGGAGAATATCCCATGACATCCTGAACGTCCTGGAGGATGGCTATATCGAAAATCGGATGCTGATGGACTACCCCGGCATCTTGGGCAGCAGTCTGCGGGCGTGGCGCAAAAACAGACTCGAAAATTTTCCTACCATTGAGGATATGATCGACCGCGAGGAGGATGGCGGGCATATCTGGATGACCATCCGAAACGCCATGTTATCCTATATGCTCTGGGGTGAACTCAAGTATGGTGGGACGCCACTTTCTGATGAGCGTATACAGGTGGTGTTCTCTCTTCTGAGCGAGTTGGATACGGCTTTGGCCAGCCGGGACTACAAGGACAGATGCCGCACTGCCAATCTGATCCTGATCCGGTGCTGGTCCTATATCAAGGACTTCATGGAGTTCTGTAAGGACCAGGCAGAAGACACCGCGCCTGGCGGCAGTGGTTCCGGAGATTCTGATAACCTGCTGAGCAAACTCCTCTCTTCTCTCATGGGGGGCAGTGAGGAGGGATCCGGCGACACGGCCCCGGTGGATGCTGGCAGCACATCGTCCAGTCCTGGCGGAACAGCGACTGGTCAGCAGCGCGCTGCAACTGCAGCGTTAGCCGCCAGTTCCAACGACAGTGAGGAAAACGAAGGCGAGGATGCCCAAACTGGCTCTGGCGCTGGCGAAGAACCTGAGTCCGAGGAGGAAACAGAGACTTCGGCCGGCGGCGCAGCAGGGGAAACAGACGACAGTGATCAGAGCGCGGGCGACGAGACGGCAGTACAGTTGGGCGGCGGTCCAACACCCTCACACCAGAAGGTATCAGACCAGGAAGGCGGTCGCATCCCTCTACAGGAAACCAGCGAGGTGTCCGCTCCAGAGGGCGGTACCTCAGAGCGGGATGACGACTATGAGGGTTCAGGCTATACGGGAGCAGCTGCTGATATTGAGAGGCTGCTCAACCGTATCGCCGAGGACAGCGTTACCACTGACTTAGAGCGCCAGCGTACTGAGGAACTGACGGAACTCGCTCAGAGCATCTCCTATGGGGATATCCACGATGGCGTCAATAAGACGGTACACCGCATTGCTTCTGTCAGCGATGACATGAAAGAGAAGTACCAGTCCATTGCCGGTGAATTGCTGCACATTTCCAGGCAATTACAAAAGTCCGTCTTGCAGCAGATGCAGGACAGCCGGC
This genomic window from Pusillibacter faecalis contains:
- a CDS encoding single-stranded DNA-binding protein, whose translation is MMKIFISDAVVSKGYDGAPAIRFFNSENGGEFAVFQVGNRKYDSREENNHRWVNLKIKAFGEICERIKKMKLKEGSVVTIFGDYDEERWTDKESKEKRSSPVINLDDIQYSYSGSGQKKGQNGGAQDGTGQGTQQDYPTGQSQPSSYPATGQSQPPAAPPASSGAMPQGFTGYESFSGGNNPYFPG
- a CDS encoding cobaltochelatase CobT-related protein, yielding MSHKKIKQLIAQKQSKITDRQFFTSRILANHFADIAAAQTRRYGYRRRVKCSIIWKPKNPSLACTDNALIQINAGNPQVTRQKGRQARYEQVCGLFAHELGHVLYTDFLASQSYHSFQEIGRWFPENPPLRNAAERDAEADLLAYQKADPKNVGLLGRISHDILNVLEDGYIENRMLMDYPGILGSSLRAWRKNRLENFPTIEDMIDREEDGGHIWMTIRNAMLSYMLWGELKYGGTPLSDERIQVVFSLLSELDTALASRDYKDRCRTANLILIRCWSYIKDFMEFCKDQAEDTAPGGSGSGDSDNLLSKLLSSLMGGSEEGSGDTAPVDAGSTSSSPGGTATGQQRAATAALAASSNDSEENEGEDAQTGSGAGEEPESEEETETSAGGAAGETDDSDQSAGDETAVQLGGGPTPSHQKVSDQEGGRIPLQETSEVSAPEGGTSERDDDYEGSGYTGAAADIERLLNRIAEDSVTTDLERQRTEELTELAQSISYGDIHDGVNKTVHRIASVSDDMKEKYQSIAGELLHISRQLQKSVLQQMQDSRRGGKQTSLLMGRRLDSHALFRTDSRVFYKNALPNEMPALCVGLLLDESGSMSWNDRATYARSTAIILYDFCQALGIPITVYGHSTSDRVDLYSYAEFEAIDRDDRYRMMDISARGSNRDGAALRYVAEKLVRRPEDIKLLMLVSDGQPADYNYYGTAAEEDLRGIKHEYQRKGIIFVAAAIGADKENIERIYGDAYLDITDLTKLPIKLAGIIKQFIRF